A portion of the Fulvia fulva chromosome 1, complete sequence genome contains these proteins:
- a CDS encoding Inositol 2-dehydrogenase 3: MFGMNRTDEATSNSHIIKVGIIGCGMQTQVIHIPLLNSLSNLFQITYLCDVSPAALQHSLLKSPEIPQTPPPPSASPSTSTQVDLVLIATSHVFHARHATLALQAGKYVCIEKPIALTLQDTDAIIAADAAAGGDKVFIGYMRRYAAAFVDVVKEVNSTIVGGEGQIRYARVRDITGSNSVFVSQSGTYPGTFNDYRHEDSEALRIKTASDMHQALEVELGIPLTKQTELIWEVLSTLVFTI, from the exons ATGTTTGGCATGAACAGAACCGACGAGGCCACCTCAAACAGCCACATCATCAAAGTCGGCATCATCGG CTGCGGCATGCAAACCCAAGTCATCCACATCCCCCTCCTAAACAGCCTCTCCAACCTCTTCCAAATTACGTACCTCTGCGACGTCTCGCCAGCGGCCCTCCAGCACAGTCTTCTCAAGTCTCCGGAAATCCCTCAAACCCCTCCACCACCCTCAGCATCCCCGAGCACCAGCACCCAAGTCGACCTAGTCCTAATAGCAACCTCCCACGTCTTCCACGCTCGCCACGCAACCCTCGCCCTCCAAGCCGGCAAATACGTCTGCATCGAAAAACCCATCGCCCTGACCCTCCAGGACACAGATGCCATCATCGCCGCCGACGCAGCCGCAGGCGGCGACAAAGTCTTCATAGGCTATATGCGTCGGTATGCCGCTGCTTTCGTCGATGTTGTGAAAGAAGTGAACTCAACCATCGTCGGGGGTGAAGGGCAGATCCGCTACGCTCGAGTGCGAGATATCACTGGATCTAATTCCGTCTTTGTGAGCCAGTCAGGGACGTATCCTGGGACTTTCAATGATTATCGTCATGAAGATTCGGAGGCGCTGCGAATCAAGACCGCGAGCGATATGCACCAAGCCCTCGAAGTGGAGCTCGGAATCCCACTTACGAAGCAGACGGAGCTGATTTGGGAAGTTCTCTCCACGCTCGTATTCACGATCTAA
- a CDS encoding Putative monoglyceride lipase, which produces MAATSIHDHYTTHEGSLSLPDGHGLYTKSWLPTQPAKARLVFVHGFSDHCNFYGVLFPELAKHAIATYSFDQRGWGRSVHSPSQKGLTGSTQVVMDDITHFIKSLPKEDGEETPLFLMGHSMGGGQVLYYAAKGDAEVKKTIRGYLGEAPSIALREKPNIVVSTLGRLAGKVLPHRQMLQKLDATKICRDPDVCKEWDADALCHDTGTLEGLAGMLDRAAELEEGKARIDESCGEGGKTRLWIGFGTGDHILSEPVCRKWFEGLKVEDKEYKVYEGWYHKLHAEPGDDKFTFANDVARWIVDRSGAVDALGGVVGKPKL; this is translated from the coding sequence ATGGCTGCCACCTCAATCCATGACCACTACACGACCCACGAGGGCTCACTCTCCCTTCCCGACGGCCACGGCCTCTACACGAAATCATGGCTACCCACACAGCCCGCAAAAGCCCGCCTCGTCTTCGTCCACGGCTTCAGCGACCATTGCAACTTCTACGGCGTCCTCTTCCCTGAACTCGCGAAACATGCCATCGCAACGTATTCTTTCGATCAACGAGGATGGGGACGAAGCGTACACTCGCCGAGTCAGAAGGGCTTGACTGGGAGTACGCAAGTCGTGATGGATGATATAACGCACTTCATCAAGAGCTTGCCGAAGGAGGACGGAGAGGAGACACCTCTATTTCTGATGGGCCACAGCATGGGCGGAGGTCAGGTGCTGTACTACGCAGCGAAGGGTGACGCGGAAGTGAAGAAGACCATACGAGGATACCTGGGTGAGGCACCTTCCATCGCCTTGCGGGAGAAGCCGAACATCGTGGTCTCGACTCTCGGCCGACTGGCGGGGAAAGTTCTCCCGCATCGACAGATGCTGCAGAAATTGGATGCGACTAAGATTTGTCGCGATCCGGACGTTTGTAAGGAATGGGATGCAGATGCGCTCTGTCACGACACCGGCACGCTTGAGGGTCTCGCGGGTATGTTGGATCGCGCAGCGGAGTTGGAGGAAGGGAAGGCACGGATTGATGAGAGCTGTGGGGAGGGAGGCAAGACGAGGTTGTGGATTGGGTTTGGGACTGGTGATCACATTTTGAGTGAGCCGGTGTGTAGGAAGTGGTTTGAGGGGTTGAAGGTGGAGGATAAGGAGTATAAAGTGTATGAAGGCTGGTATCACAAGCTGCACGCTGAGCCCGGGGACGATAAGTTCACGTTCGCAAACGATGTTGCGAGGTGGATAGTGGACAGGAGTGGAGCAGTTGATGCATTGGGTGGTGTGGTTGGCAAGCCGAAGTTATGA